CCGTAATTTGGGGTGGCCGGTCCTGAACCGGAGGTTGTGCGAGGTCGGACCTTTGTCGGGCACCAAAATCATTGATCTGGGCTTTGGCGCTTTGCGAGACCGTGCTCATCGCAAAAATGCCGATAGAGAAAAACTTCATGCACGGATATTTTCTCAAATCCGGTTTCCCTTTCCCGAAATGATTTGTTATTAAGCTGGATTCTGACAATAAAACTTTTATTTCGTCCAGACTGATCCCCCATATATACATTTACATTAAAGCGAATACGGAAAATTGAAGTTATCTTTCAAATAATATGGTTCGTGCACGTCGGAAGCACCCCGATCATTGGCGCGAAACGCAACGATCCGGTGGCAGAAACGCCTTAAAATAAATATAAAATCATTACTTGTCCAGAACAAGATTTTCAGCCGGGAGGAGATGGCAGATGGCGTCAGGAGATTGCGGCACGCAGCTTCCGGGCCGTCACGGATGTGCAACTAGAAATTGACGCGTGCCCGCCCGCCGATCACGGTGGCATTTTTGATCCCGGCCTGGGAATTCGGGCGCACGATATATTGAAAATCGGGCTGAAGATCGACGGCATGATGCACGTGGTAACTATATTGTGCCTCAAAAATAATCTCATGAGACTGGATGCTGTAAAGACCCGACGGGTAACGACCGAATCGCGTATGTAGAAGCTTCTGCCCCGAGCGCGTTTCATCACTGACCCACGCATATGTGATCTGCACGCCGAAACCGTCTCTCGGTCGGCCATGAATCTCGCCAACATCCTCAAACCCGATTGTGGCCTGCTGTTTGAAAGCTGAAATATGCGGATCCGTCCGCGTGAAATTGCCAAATATGATCAGCCCGCCGACATTGGACGGGGTGTTGCGTTTGATCATATGATCAAATTGTGCCCACATGGCGGTATGGCTGTGCGATTGCCGCCCGGGAAGCCCCGACAGCACGCGCGCCGTGCCGAGATCATCCCAGTAAACGTCATTGACGGGCGCGTTGTCATAATACCCGCCAAGCGCAAAATGGCTTGAGCGTTCACCCACGCTGCCGCCGGGCTGCCACCCGATTTCAAAGGGGAGATTGACGCCGTCCGTCTGACGAAAAGACCAGTTAAACCCGGATGCGCCGCCATGGAGCGGCGTTGATTCAAACGCACCGACCTGCATGTAAAATGGCGTCACGGGGCGGTAACGGATGTAGATCCCCCAATTCGACCGGCCTGTGGAATGAAACCCGTTAGGGTTCGACCCGGTCAAAGTACGCGGCACTCTGCAAATAGCTTTGGAGAGAAACATGCAATACAGCGGGGACGAGTCAAAAAAAAGCGCCTGGTTGGTGCGACCGGCCCCGATTTGCAGGTGACCTTTCATCAGATCCTGCGTGACATAAGCAAATTGCAACTTCACGAAAGTGCCGAGGCGTCCGTAAAGATGCAGGACGGCGTAGGGGTCGTTATTGAGACGATCCTTGGAGAGGTTGCGGCCGGAATTGGACACAAAAAGTGTGTGCGATTTCAGACCCCTGATACCGGCGAGTTTACTCCAATCGATCTCCACATCGACCCAGAACCGACCTGTATAAGCGGAACCATGAGAGAG
This genomic stretch from Candidatus Kirkpatrickella diaphorinae harbors:
- a CDS encoding carbohydrate porin, with the translated sequence MKFLCIIIIFLGLLPISTVSQRAEAQINDIEARQRSVLAQPPVRHRPPLTTDDHEHLLRSWWGGRVWLTKHGIDIVPVYMAEAAGNVSGGLSHGSAYTGRFWVDVEIDWSKLAGIRGLKSHTLFVSNSGRNLSKDRLNNDPYAVLHLYGRLGTFVKLQFAYVTQDLMKGHLQIGAGRTNQALFFDSSPLYCMFLSKAICRVPRTLTGSNPNGFHSTGRSNWGIYIRYRPVTPFYMQVGAFESTPLHGGASGFNWSFRQTDGVNLPFEIGWQPGGSVGERSSHFALGGYYDNAPVNDVYWDDLGTARVLSGLPGRQSHSHTAMWAQFDHMIKRNTPSNVGGLIIFGNFTRTDPHISAFKQQATIGFEDVGEIHGRPRDGFGVQITYAWVSDETRSGQKLLHTRFGRYPSGLYSIQSHEIIFEAQYSYHVHHAVDLQPDFQYIVRPNSQAGIKNATVIGGRARVNF